Proteins found in one Pelobates fuscus isolate aPelFus1 chromosome 10, aPelFus1.pri, whole genome shotgun sequence genomic segment:
- the LOC134574560 gene encoding zinc finger protein 737-like, which translates to MNMDWTRIDEKILDLTLEIISLLIGEDQVVAKKFSECVDHNRPHHVKEGSYKTESPSAVTPRSSLIHERGNDKKILELTNKIIHMLTGEVPIRCEDVTVYFSMDEWEYLEGHKNLYKDVMMENHQTLSSPDKPLSGEYHTPVCMPEFGNNEKSVAKPKDGPHYLRTRKVRKVLKKYMPYIWEESPPCIEENHRDMDIYKETEYPSTDIKKESALHEEGNLTGFDIHACTDNTQTEYSSILIKEESASYEEGNRPGVDIYKSSHNSTLADSEDNRACSNIHSINPCIELNTPYHIDGNATLSKDNIEEIFPISDCPQGFSSDTQDVKHQPAHTGKYLLSTPDFVIHEMNYKGENQILSSQSGSDFFQMSNLVKQEMDWTEQKPYICSECGKYFTQAAQLASHKMFHTKERPYKCTECLKNFKRKHHLVSHRKIHTGEKPFKCTECGKCFISNSQMISHTWIHSGKRPFKCYECGKCFTLKHHLISHHMVHTGEKPFKCSECGKGFTHVTNLAAHKLIHTGEKPFSCSECGKRFTLKHILKRHHRVHTGEKPYRCLECGKSFSRATNLAAHKLIHTGEKPFSCSECGKGFTRPTSLIRHKIIHR; encoded by the exons GATCAGGTGGTTGCAAAAAAGTTTAGCGAGTGTGTTGATCACAACCGCCCTCACCATGTAAAAGAAGGATCCTATAAAACTGAGAGCCCCAGTGCGGTGACTCCACGTTCCTCGCTGATACATGAGAGAGGGAATGACAAGAAGATCCTGGAACTGACCAATAAGATCATTCACATGCtaactggagag gttcctaTAAGGTGTGAGGATGTCACTGTCTATTTCTCAATGGATGAGTGGGAGTATCTAGAAGGACACAAGAATCTATACAAGGACGTGATGATGGAGAATCACCAGACCCTCAGCTCACCGG ATAAACCTTTATCAGGTGAATATCATACTCCTGTTTGTATGCCTGAGTTTGGAAACAATGAGAAAAGTGTAGCTAAACCTAAAGATGGACCACACTATCTGCGAACTCGCAAAGTAAGAAAAGTACTGAAAAAGTATATGCCGTATATATGGGAAGAGTCTCCACCGTGTATAGAGGAAAATCACAGAGACATGGACATTTACAAAGAGACAGAATATCCATCTACTGATATTAAGAAGGAATCGGCATTACATGAAGAAGGGAATCTCACGGGGTTTGACATCCATGCATGCACAGATAATACACAGACAGAATATTCATCTATTCTTATTAAGGAGGAATCGGCCTCGTATGAAGAAGGGAATCGCCCAGGAGTCGATATTTATAAATCCAGTCACAATTCTACTCTTGCAGATAGTGAAGATAATAGAGCTTGTTCAAACATACATTCTATCAATCCTTGTATTGAATTAAATACACCATATCATATTGATGGTAATGCTACTCTGAGCAAAGACAACATAGAGGAAATATTCCCGATTTCCGATTGTCCACAAGGCTTCAGTAGTGACACACAGGATGTTAAACATCAGCCAGCTCATACAGGTAAATACTTATTATCCACGCCAGACTTTGTTATACATGAGATGAATTACAAAGGAGAAAATCAGATTTTATCTTCTCAATCTGGGTCAGATTTTTTTCAGATGTCAAATCTTGTCAAGCAGGAAATGGATTGGACTGAACAGAAACCATATATatgctctgaatgtgggaaatattTTACCCAGGCTGCACAGCTCGCATCACATAAAATGTTTCATACTAAGGAAAGACCGTACAAATGTACTGAGTGTTTGAAGAATTTTAAAAGAAAGCATCATCTTGTTAGTCATCGGaagattcacacaggagaaaaaccatttAAATGCACTGAATGCGGGAAATGTTTTATTTCGAATTCGCAGATGATTTCACATACATGGATTCATTCAGGCAAGAGACCATTTAAGTGTTATGAATGTGGCAAGTGTTTTACCCTAAAGCATCATCTTATTAGTCATCACATGgttcacacaggagaaaagccATTTAAatgctctgaatgtgggaaaggCTTCACCCATGTTACAAATCTTGCAGCACATAAActgattcacacaggagaaaaaccatttTCATGCTCCGAATGTGGGAAACGGTTTACCTTAAAACATATTCTTAAAAGGCACCACAgagttcacacaggagagaaaccatataGGTGTCTTGAATGTGGAAAAAGTTTTTCTCGGGCCACAAATCTTGCCGCACATAAACttattcacacaggagaaaaaccattttcatgctctgaatgtgggaaaggTTTTACCCGGCCCACATCTCTTATCAGACATAAAATAATTCACAGATGA